Proteins encoded in a region of the Pieris napi chromosome 5, ilPieNapi1.2, whole genome shotgun sequence genome:
- the LOC125049615 gene encoding protein CLEC16A homolog isoform X3, with protein sequence MFRSRSWFGGGWGRPKNPHSLERLKYLHNILCKNTTVSESNRGILVESLRCIAEILIWGDQNDSSVFDFFLEKNMLSYFLRIMRQKCGGSSYVCVQLLQTLNILFENIRNETSLYYLLSNNHVNSIIVHKFDVSDEEVMAYYISFLKTLSLKLNNHTIHFFYNEHTKDFPLYTEAIKFFNHPESMVRIAVRTLTLNVYRVQDASMLRFIRDRTAAPYFSNLVWFIGKHILELDACVRNDAERLSFSHQSQQKLDDLVAEHLDHLHYINDILCLNIPDLNVVLTEHLLHKLLIPLYIYSLTSESIKRPSTSSPYNRDHIQSIEVITRNLEAILSGRSSDTPPRLKYPIQKMESEDDSKPSVSCVVSLFLLSQVFLIITHGPIVHALAWIIIQSDLSIFDEGAMKILETYVSTAKSNVKLEFSKPQLSLEKALECSTCHDRDYTTPEYSGAKAFGYETDHSSCDLDPELVSNSLPSTSHISETSSIAHDSTEDLVTQVQSIKSPVKENMPDSPLPDSGIDSTSSKTMSDLNNITDEEKQQLLVSLTNTEKTLTLENIIDKERRDIDNKPFLKTILDSLDCNEDDYKALFALCLLYALINNKVGVSSDLLDTLLKSEIDDSGKVINESRDENEVQEHQTKPKDHFNALLVAKLMSIAHLSCKPASKVRLVTCEITARLLKIAMEGSSGVPSARHLSAADNLRARAAALARNFYKCDDIFLDMFEDEYCEMCKRPLNVEWLCMDAAILLPPTKTPMSGIAFEKRLPSGEMERARRAIRTFFLIRELYLKLSGKQETQLPLANHAPFVQVGKTLDLNDSDLISCDITQKDGTWQHRFLAVDNIQIILVEPDKQKLGWGVAKLVGSLQDLEITGDKEDPRCLHLTIHKPRVGSTGVSPRTVLLRAKFKFDDHIRSMAAKQRLTKGRTKARQKKMQQIGRLLEVSGISAPAVAPRHRPLFARPSLSTVRRHSGIDGDETDRRIRRPSGHVLKDGVIVYRERTTMSRDSVSRASSGKVSREGSQEEIPLEDIRRNSSHSATPSTSRPQSTPSTSQLPKVSRTPSEETSFISGESRPKRKGIIETI encoded by the exons cttttttctagaaaaaaatatgttatcatATTTTCTTAGAATAATGAGGCAAAAATGTGGAGGATCTTCATATGTATGTGTACAATTACTAcagacacttaatattttgtttgaaaatataaGGAATGAAACATCACTAT ATTATTTATTGAGCAATAACCATGTCAACTCAATAATTGTACATAAATTTGATGTTTCCGATGAAGAAGTTATGGCATAttacatttcatttttaaaaacactCAGTTTGAAACTAAATAATCACACAATTCACTTTTTTTACAATGAG cACACTAAAGACTTTCCACTGTATACAGAAGCAATAAAATTCTTCAACCACCCTGAATCTATGGTTCGCATAGCCGTCCGTACCCTTACATTGAATGTTTACCGAGTTCAAGATGCCAGTATGTTGCGGTTTATAAGAGATAG aactgcAGCACCATACTTTAGTAATTTGGTATGGTTTATTGGCAAACATATCTTGGAGCTAGATGCCTGCGTAAGAAACGATGCTGA ACGTCTTTCTTTCAGCCATCAATCGCAACAAAAGCTGGACGACCTGGTCGCTGAACATTTAGACCACTTGCACTATATCAATGACATTCTATGTCTGAACATTCCAGATCTTAACGTTGTTTTAACTGAACATCTTCTGCATAAACTTCTAATAcccttatatatttattctctgACATCGGAATCTATTAAACGCCCTTCTACCTCTTCACCGTATAACCGCGATCATATTCAAAGTATAGAAGTTATAACGCGAAATTTAGAAGCGATTCTATCCGGCCGAAGCTCCGATACCCCGCCCCGTTTGAAATATCCAATACAGAAAATGGAGTCTGAGGATGACTCAAAACCTTCTGTTTCTTGCGTTGTCTCTCTATTTCTTTTGTCTCAAGTATTTCTAATCATCACTCACGGCCCAATAGTTCACGCTCTTGCCTGGATCATTATACAATCTGACTTATCGATATTTGACGAAGGGGCTATGAAAATTCTAGAAACCTATGTCAGTACAGCAAAATCCAATGTCAAATTGGAGTTTTCAAAGCCCCAGCTGAGCTTGGAAAAGGCTTTGGAATGCTCGACCTGCCATGATAGAGATTATACGACCCCGGAGTATAGTGGGGCCAAAGCTTTTGGCTATGAAACAGACCATTCCAGCTGTGATCTTGATCCAGAATTGGTGTCGAATTCGCTTCCGTCCACTTCCCATATAAGCGAAACGTCAAGTATCGCCCACGACTCAACAGAAGATTTAGTCACTCAAGTGCAATCGATTAAATCGCCAGTCAAAGAAAATATGCCCGATTCACCTCTCCCAGATTCGGGTATAGACTCAACCTCCTCAAAGACAATGTCAGATCTCAATAATATCACGGACGAAGAGAAGCAGCAATTACTCGTATCCTTAACGAATACAGAAAAAACTTTGACTTTAGAAAATATCATAGACAAAGAGAGGAGAGACATAGATAATAAACCGTTTCTAAAGACTATTTTAGACTCGTTGGATTGCAATGAAGATGATTATAAAGCGTTGTTTGCACTGTGTTTGTTGTATGCTCTCATTAATAACAAAG TTG gtGTGAGCAGCGACCTCCTTGACACATTACTAAAATCAGAAATAGACGACAGCGGGAAGGTTATAAATGAAAGTCGAGATGAAAATGAAGTTCAGGAACACCAGACGAAACCGAAAGATCATTTCAACGCCCTGTTGGTCGCCAAGTTGATGTCTATAGCCCATCTTAGCTGTAAACCAg CTTCAAAAGTCCGACTCGTGACCTGTGAAATAACGGCTCGTCTACTAAAGATAGCTATGGAAGGATCTAGTGGAGTACCGAGTGCGAGGCATTTATCGGCTGCGGACAATCTACGCGCACGCGCAGCCGCATTAGCCAGGAATTTCTATAAATGCGACGATATTTTCTTAGACATGTTCGAGGATga GTATTGTGAGATGTGCAAGCGACCGCTCAACGTGGAATGGCTATGTATGGATGCGGCCATCTTGTTGCCGCCAACAAAGACCCCCATGTCCGGAATCGCATTCGAAAAGAGGTTGCCCAGTGGCGag atggAACGAGCGCGTCGTGCGATTCGTACGTTCTTTCTTATACGTGAACTGTACCTAAAGCTCTCTGGCAAACAAGAAACTCAGTTGCCGCTCGCTAATCATGCACCCTTCGTACAGGTTGGCAAGACTTTGGATCTca ATGACTCCGATTTAATATCCTGCGATATAACTCAAAAGGACGGAACATGGCAACACCGGTTTCTAGCAGTAGACAATATTCAGATAATTTTAGTGGAACCAgacaaacaaaaacttggctgGGGTGTCGCCAAACTTGTAGGAAGTTTGCAAGATTTGGAG ATAACTGGTGATAAAGAAGACCCCAGATGCCTACATCTCACAATTCATAAGCCTCGAGTTGGATCAACTGGGGTCTCACCCCGTACTGTGTTGCTGAGAGCCAAGTTTAAATTTGACGACCATATAAGGAGTATGGCAGCTAAACAACGGTTAACTAAG GGTCGGACGAAAGCCCGCCAAAAGAAGATGCAACAAATAGGTCGATTGCTTGAAGTGTCGGGAATCTCTGCGCCAGCGGTTGCTCCGAGACACAGGCCTTTGTTCGCAAGACCATCACTTAGCACCGTTAGGAGGCATTCTG GCATAGATGGCGATGAAACAGATCGACGCATACGTCGTCCCAGCGGGCACGTGCTGAAAGACGGCGTTATTGTATACCGTGAACGTACAACTATGAGCAGAGACAG CGTGTCCCGCGCCAGCAGTGGCAAGGTGTCGCGCGAGGGTTCGCAGGAGGAGATCCCTCTCGAGGATATCCGTAGGAACTCTTCACACTCTGCCACGCCCTCTACCAGCCGACCGCAG agTACTCCAAGCACGTCTCAACTTCCGAAAGTTTCTCGTACACCTTCAGAAGAAACATCGTTCATTTCGGGTGAGAGCAGACCCAAACGGAAAGGTATCATTGAAACCATTTGA
- the LOC125049615 gene encoding protein CLEC16A homolog isoform X1, whose protein sequence is MFRSRSWFGGGWGRPKNPHSLERLKYLHNILCKNTTVSESNRGILVESLRCIAEILIWGDQNDSSVFDFFLEKNMLSYFLRIMRQKCGGSSYVCVQLLQTLNILFENIRNETSLYYLLSNNHVNSIIVHKFDVSDEEVMAYYISFLKTLSLKLNNHTIHFFYNEHTKDFPLYTEAIKFFNHPESMVRIAVRTLTLNVYRVQDASMLRFIRDRTAAPYFSNLVWFIGKHILELDACVRNDAERLSFSHQSQQKLDDLVAEHLDHLHYINDILCLNIPDLNVVLTEHLLHKLLIPLYIYSLTSESIKRPSTSSPYNRDHIQSIEVITRNLEAILSGRSSDTPPRLKYPIQKMESEDDSKPSVSCVVSLFLLSQVFLIITHGPIVHALAWIIIQSDLSIFDEGAMKILETYVSTAKSNVKLEFSKPQLSLEKALECSTCHDRDYTTPEYSGAKAFGYETDHSSCDLDPELVSNSLPSTSHISETSSIAHDSTEDLVTQVQSIKSPVKENMPDSPLPDSGIDSTSSKTMSDLNNITDEEKQQLLVSLTNTEKTLTLENIIDKERRDIDNKPFLKTILDSLDCNEDDYKALFALCLLYALINNKVGVSSDLLDTLLKSEIDDSGKVINESRDENEVQEHQTKPKDHFNALLVAKLMSIAHLSCKPASKVRLVTCEITARLLKIAMEGSSGVPSARHLSAADNLRARAAALARNFYKCDDIFLDMFEDEYCEMCKRPLNVEWLCMDAAILLPPTKTPMSGIAFEKRLPSGEMERARRAIRTFFLIRELYLKLSGKQETQLPLANHAPFVQVGKTLDLNDSDLISCDITQKDGTWQHRFLAVDNIQIILVEPDKQKLGWGVAKLVGSLQDLEITGDKEDPRCLHLTIHKPRVGSTGVSPRTVLLRAKFKFDDHIRSMAAKQRLTKGRTKARQKKMQQIGRLLEVSGISAPAVAPRHRPLFARPSLSTVRRHSGIDGDETDRRIRRPSGHVLKDGVIVYRERTTMSRDSSVSRASSGKVSREGSQEEIPLEDIRRNSSHSATPSTSRPQSTPSTSQLPKVSRTPSEETSFISGESRPKRKGIIETI, encoded by the exons cttttttctagaaaaaaatatgttatcatATTTTCTTAGAATAATGAGGCAAAAATGTGGAGGATCTTCATATGTATGTGTACAATTACTAcagacacttaatattttgtttgaaaatataaGGAATGAAACATCACTAT ATTATTTATTGAGCAATAACCATGTCAACTCAATAATTGTACATAAATTTGATGTTTCCGATGAAGAAGTTATGGCATAttacatttcatttttaaaaacactCAGTTTGAAACTAAATAATCACACAATTCACTTTTTTTACAATGAG cACACTAAAGACTTTCCACTGTATACAGAAGCAATAAAATTCTTCAACCACCCTGAATCTATGGTTCGCATAGCCGTCCGTACCCTTACATTGAATGTTTACCGAGTTCAAGATGCCAGTATGTTGCGGTTTATAAGAGATAG aactgcAGCACCATACTTTAGTAATTTGGTATGGTTTATTGGCAAACATATCTTGGAGCTAGATGCCTGCGTAAGAAACGATGCTGA ACGTCTTTCTTTCAGCCATCAATCGCAACAAAAGCTGGACGACCTGGTCGCTGAACATTTAGACCACTTGCACTATATCAATGACATTCTATGTCTGAACATTCCAGATCTTAACGTTGTTTTAACTGAACATCTTCTGCATAAACTTCTAATAcccttatatatttattctctgACATCGGAATCTATTAAACGCCCTTCTACCTCTTCACCGTATAACCGCGATCATATTCAAAGTATAGAAGTTATAACGCGAAATTTAGAAGCGATTCTATCCGGCCGAAGCTCCGATACCCCGCCCCGTTTGAAATATCCAATACAGAAAATGGAGTCTGAGGATGACTCAAAACCTTCTGTTTCTTGCGTTGTCTCTCTATTTCTTTTGTCTCAAGTATTTCTAATCATCACTCACGGCCCAATAGTTCACGCTCTTGCCTGGATCATTATACAATCTGACTTATCGATATTTGACGAAGGGGCTATGAAAATTCTAGAAACCTATGTCAGTACAGCAAAATCCAATGTCAAATTGGAGTTTTCAAAGCCCCAGCTGAGCTTGGAAAAGGCTTTGGAATGCTCGACCTGCCATGATAGAGATTATACGACCCCGGAGTATAGTGGGGCCAAAGCTTTTGGCTATGAAACAGACCATTCCAGCTGTGATCTTGATCCAGAATTGGTGTCGAATTCGCTTCCGTCCACTTCCCATATAAGCGAAACGTCAAGTATCGCCCACGACTCAACAGAAGATTTAGTCACTCAAGTGCAATCGATTAAATCGCCAGTCAAAGAAAATATGCCCGATTCACCTCTCCCAGATTCGGGTATAGACTCAACCTCCTCAAAGACAATGTCAGATCTCAATAATATCACGGACGAAGAGAAGCAGCAATTACTCGTATCCTTAACGAATACAGAAAAAACTTTGACTTTAGAAAATATCATAGACAAAGAGAGGAGAGACATAGATAATAAACCGTTTCTAAAGACTATTTTAGACTCGTTGGATTGCAATGAAGATGATTATAAAGCGTTGTTTGCACTGTGTTTGTTGTATGCTCTCATTAATAACAAAG TTG gtGTGAGCAGCGACCTCCTTGACACATTACTAAAATCAGAAATAGACGACAGCGGGAAGGTTATAAATGAAAGTCGAGATGAAAATGAAGTTCAGGAACACCAGACGAAACCGAAAGATCATTTCAACGCCCTGTTGGTCGCCAAGTTGATGTCTATAGCCCATCTTAGCTGTAAACCAg CTTCAAAAGTCCGACTCGTGACCTGTGAAATAACGGCTCGTCTACTAAAGATAGCTATGGAAGGATCTAGTGGAGTACCGAGTGCGAGGCATTTATCGGCTGCGGACAATCTACGCGCACGCGCAGCCGCATTAGCCAGGAATTTCTATAAATGCGACGATATTTTCTTAGACATGTTCGAGGATga GTATTGTGAGATGTGCAAGCGACCGCTCAACGTGGAATGGCTATGTATGGATGCGGCCATCTTGTTGCCGCCAACAAAGACCCCCATGTCCGGAATCGCATTCGAAAAGAGGTTGCCCAGTGGCGag atggAACGAGCGCGTCGTGCGATTCGTACGTTCTTTCTTATACGTGAACTGTACCTAAAGCTCTCTGGCAAACAAGAAACTCAGTTGCCGCTCGCTAATCATGCACCCTTCGTACAGGTTGGCAAGACTTTGGATCTca ATGACTCCGATTTAATATCCTGCGATATAACTCAAAAGGACGGAACATGGCAACACCGGTTTCTAGCAGTAGACAATATTCAGATAATTTTAGTGGAACCAgacaaacaaaaacttggctgGGGTGTCGCCAAACTTGTAGGAAGTTTGCAAGATTTGGAG ATAACTGGTGATAAAGAAGACCCCAGATGCCTACATCTCACAATTCATAAGCCTCGAGTTGGATCAACTGGGGTCTCACCCCGTACTGTGTTGCTGAGAGCCAAGTTTAAATTTGACGACCATATAAGGAGTATGGCAGCTAAACAACGGTTAACTAAG GGTCGGACGAAAGCCCGCCAAAAGAAGATGCAACAAATAGGTCGATTGCTTGAAGTGTCGGGAATCTCTGCGCCAGCGGTTGCTCCGAGACACAGGCCTTTGTTCGCAAGACCATCACTTAGCACCGTTAGGAGGCATTCTG GCATAGATGGCGATGAAACAGATCGACGCATACGTCGTCCCAGCGGGCACGTGCTGAAAGACGGCGTTATTGTATACCGTGAACGTACAACTATGAGCAGAGACAG CAGCGTGTCCCGCGCCAGCAGTGGCAAGGTGTCGCGCGAGGGTTCGCAGGAGGAGATCCCTCTCGAGGATATCCGTAGGAACTCTTCACACTCTGCCACGCCCTCTACCAGCCGACCGCAG agTACTCCAAGCACGTCTCAACTTCCGAAAGTTTCTCGTACACCTTCAGAAGAAACATCGTTCATTTCGGGTGAGAGCAGACCCAAACGGAAAGGTATCATTGAAACCATTTGA
- the LOC125049615 gene encoding protein CLEC16A homolog isoform X4, with translation MFRSRSWFGGGWGRPKNPHSLERLKYLHNILCKNTTVSESNRGILVESLRCIAEILIWGDQNDSSVFDFFLEKNMLSYFLRIMRQKCGGSSYVCVQLLQTLNILFENIRNETSLYYLLSNNHVNSIIVHKFDVSDEEVMAYYISFLKTLSLKLNNHTIHFFYNEHTKDFPLYTEAIKFFNHPESMVRIAVRTLTLNVYRVQDASMLRFIRDRTAAPYFSNLVWFIGKHILELDACVRNDADHQSQQKLDDLVAEHLDHLHYINDILCLNIPDLNVVLTEHLLHKLLIPLYIYSLTSESIKRPSTSSPYNRDHIQSIEVITRNLEAILSGRSSDTPPRLKYPIQKMESEDDSKPSVSCVVSLFLLSQVFLIITHGPIVHALAWIIIQSDLSIFDEGAMKILETYVSTAKSNVKLEFSKPQLSLEKALECSTCHDRDYTTPEYSGAKAFGYETDHSSCDLDPELVSNSLPSTSHISETSSIAHDSTEDLVTQVQSIKSPVKENMPDSPLPDSGIDSTSSKTMSDLNNITDEEKQQLLVSLTNTEKTLTLENIIDKERRDIDNKPFLKTILDSLDCNEDDYKALFALCLLYALINNKVGVSSDLLDTLLKSEIDDSGKVINESRDENEVQEHQTKPKDHFNALLVAKLMSIAHLSCKPASKVRLVTCEITARLLKIAMEGSSGVPSARHLSAADNLRARAAALARNFYKCDDIFLDMFEDEYCEMCKRPLNVEWLCMDAAILLPPTKTPMSGIAFEKRLPSGEMERARRAIRTFFLIRELYLKLSGKQETQLPLANHAPFVQVGKTLDLNDSDLISCDITQKDGTWQHRFLAVDNIQIILVEPDKQKLGWGVAKLVGSLQDLEITGDKEDPRCLHLTIHKPRVGSTGVSPRTVLLRAKFKFDDHIRSMAAKQRLTKGRTKARQKKMQQIGRLLEVSGISAPAVAPRHRPLFARPSLSTVRRHSGIDGDETDRRIRRPSGHVLKDGVIVYRERTTMSRDSSVSRASSGKVSREGSQEEIPLEDIRRNSSHSATPSTSRPQSTPSTSQLPKVSRTPSEETSFISGESRPKRKGIIETI, from the exons cttttttctagaaaaaaatatgttatcatATTTTCTTAGAATAATGAGGCAAAAATGTGGAGGATCTTCATATGTATGTGTACAATTACTAcagacacttaatattttgtttgaaaatataaGGAATGAAACATCACTAT ATTATTTATTGAGCAATAACCATGTCAACTCAATAATTGTACATAAATTTGATGTTTCCGATGAAGAAGTTATGGCATAttacatttcatttttaaaaacactCAGTTTGAAACTAAATAATCACACAATTCACTTTTTTTACAATGAG cACACTAAAGACTTTCCACTGTATACAGAAGCAATAAAATTCTTCAACCACCCTGAATCTATGGTTCGCATAGCCGTCCGTACCCTTACATTGAATGTTTACCGAGTTCAAGATGCCAGTATGTTGCGGTTTATAAGAGATAG aactgcAGCACCATACTTTAGTAATTTGGTATGGTTTATTGGCAAACATATCTTGGAGCTAGATGCCTGCGTAAGAAACGATGCTGA CCATCAATCGCAACAAAAGCTGGACGACCTGGTCGCTGAACATTTAGACCACTTGCACTATATCAATGACATTCTATGTCTGAACATTCCAGATCTTAACGTTGTTTTAACTGAACATCTTCTGCATAAACTTCTAATAcccttatatatttattctctgACATCGGAATCTATTAAACGCCCTTCTACCTCTTCACCGTATAACCGCGATCATATTCAAAGTATAGAAGTTATAACGCGAAATTTAGAAGCGATTCTATCCGGCCGAAGCTCCGATACCCCGCCCCGTTTGAAATATCCAATACAGAAAATGGAGTCTGAGGATGACTCAAAACCTTCTGTTTCTTGCGTTGTCTCTCTATTTCTTTTGTCTCAAGTATTTCTAATCATCACTCACGGCCCAATAGTTCACGCTCTTGCCTGGATCATTATACAATCTGACTTATCGATATTTGACGAAGGGGCTATGAAAATTCTAGAAACCTATGTCAGTACAGCAAAATCCAATGTCAAATTGGAGTTTTCAAAGCCCCAGCTGAGCTTGGAAAAGGCTTTGGAATGCTCGACCTGCCATGATAGAGATTATACGACCCCGGAGTATAGTGGGGCCAAAGCTTTTGGCTATGAAACAGACCATTCCAGCTGTGATCTTGATCCAGAATTGGTGTCGAATTCGCTTCCGTCCACTTCCCATATAAGCGAAACGTCAAGTATCGCCCACGACTCAACAGAAGATTTAGTCACTCAAGTGCAATCGATTAAATCGCCAGTCAAAGAAAATATGCCCGATTCACCTCTCCCAGATTCGGGTATAGACTCAACCTCCTCAAAGACAATGTCAGATCTCAATAATATCACGGACGAAGAGAAGCAGCAATTACTCGTATCCTTAACGAATACAGAAAAAACTTTGACTTTAGAAAATATCATAGACAAAGAGAGGAGAGACATAGATAATAAACCGTTTCTAAAGACTATTTTAGACTCGTTGGATTGCAATGAAGATGATTATAAAGCGTTGTTTGCACTGTGTTTGTTGTATGCTCTCATTAATAACAAAG TTG gtGTGAGCAGCGACCTCCTTGACACATTACTAAAATCAGAAATAGACGACAGCGGGAAGGTTATAAATGAAAGTCGAGATGAAAATGAAGTTCAGGAACACCAGACGAAACCGAAAGATCATTTCAACGCCCTGTTGGTCGCCAAGTTGATGTCTATAGCCCATCTTAGCTGTAAACCAg CTTCAAAAGTCCGACTCGTGACCTGTGAAATAACGGCTCGTCTACTAAAGATAGCTATGGAAGGATCTAGTGGAGTACCGAGTGCGAGGCATTTATCGGCTGCGGACAATCTACGCGCACGCGCAGCCGCATTAGCCAGGAATTTCTATAAATGCGACGATATTTTCTTAGACATGTTCGAGGATga GTATTGTGAGATGTGCAAGCGACCGCTCAACGTGGAATGGCTATGTATGGATGCGGCCATCTTGTTGCCGCCAACAAAGACCCCCATGTCCGGAATCGCATTCGAAAAGAGGTTGCCCAGTGGCGag atggAACGAGCGCGTCGTGCGATTCGTACGTTCTTTCTTATACGTGAACTGTACCTAAAGCTCTCTGGCAAACAAGAAACTCAGTTGCCGCTCGCTAATCATGCACCCTTCGTACAGGTTGGCAAGACTTTGGATCTca ATGACTCCGATTTAATATCCTGCGATATAACTCAAAAGGACGGAACATGGCAACACCGGTTTCTAGCAGTAGACAATATTCAGATAATTTTAGTGGAACCAgacaaacaaaaacttggctgGGGTGTCGCCAAACTTGTAGGAAGTTTGCAAGATTTGGAG ATAACTGGTGATAAAGAAGACCCCAGATGCCTACATCTCACAATTCATAAGCCTCGAGTTGGATCAACTGGGGTCTCACCCCGTACTGTGTTGCTGAGAGCCAAGTTTAAATTTGACGACCATATAAGGAGTATGGCAGCTAAACAACGGTTAACTAAG GGTCGGACGAAAGCCCGCCAAAAGAAGATGCAACAAATAGGTCGATTGCTTGAAGTGTCGGGAATCTCTGCGCCAGCGGTTGCTCCGAGACACAGGCCTTTGTTCGCAAGACCATCACTTAGCACCGTTAGGAGGCATTCTG GCATAGATGGCGATGAAACAGATCGACGCATACGTCGTCCCAGCGGGCACGTGCTGAAAGACGGCGTTATTGTATACCGTGAACGTACAACTATGAGCAGAGACAG CAGCGTGTCCCGCGCCAGCAGTGGCAAGGTGTCGCGCGAGGGTTCGCAGGAGGAGATCCCTCTCGAGGATATCCGTAGGAACTCTTCACACTCTGCCACGCCCTCTACCAGCCGACCGCAG agTACTCCAAGCACGTCTCAACTTCCGAAAGTTTCTCGTACACCTTCAGAAGAAACATCGTTCATTTCGGGTGAGAGCAGACCCAAACGGAAAGGTATCATTGAAACCATTTGA